CTTCCCCTGCTCTCCGGTGGCGGCGTACAGGTTTCCCTTGTCGTCGAACGCGAGATCCCACACGTAGCGCTCCGGACTGTCGAAGAACGTGCGCGCGTTTCCGTCCCAGTCGACGATGTAGACGATCCCGTCCGGAGAAGTTCCCGCGTAAAGGTTTCCTTTCGCGTCGAGCGCGAGCGAGAGGATGTCGAGCTCGAGCGAATCGAAGAGAAGGACGCTCTTGCCGGTTCGTTCCAACTTGAAGATTTTTCCCTGGTCCCCCGTGCCGGCGTAGAGGCCGCCCCGTCCGTCCGGGAGAAGCGACCAGATGTAGTACGCGGAGATCGTGCCCGCCGGCTCGAAGCGCGGGGCGAGCTCGAGGGACCCGAGCGGTCCGATCGTGAGATCCGTCGGCGTCCCCTCCGCGGCGCTCTCGCGGCCGGACATGTCCCAGCGGGCGGTCCTCACCGCCCCTGGCTCGCCGGCGAAAAGGAGAACTCCGACCCCGGCGAGGACGAGAAGCTTCGTCTTGTTCATCGTTCGACTCCCTGTTCGAGAGAGCGGCGGCCTCACGGCGCCGCGCGATCCACGACGATCGGAAGGGAGCGGCATCCGGAGACGA
This genomic stretch from Candidatus Eisenbacteria bacterium harbors:
- a CDS encoding SMP-30/gluconolactonase/LRE family protein, which gives rise to MNKTKLLVLAGVGVLLFAGEPGAVRTARWDMSGRESAAEGTPTDLTIGPLGSLELAPRFEPAGTISAYYIWSLLPDGRGGLYAGTGDQGKIFKLERTGKSVLLFDSLELDILSLALDAKGNLYAGTSPDGIVYIVDWDGNARTFFDSPERYVWDLAFDDKGNLYAATGEQGKVFRIDPSGNAELFYDSPETNVLCILYDRKDDRFLLGGEGAGLLLSVDKKGNARVLFDSPRTEVGALHLDEKGRIWAGCSGSEEPGTNEGGRQQTKKALLYRIEPNGTAVLHWQSDAE